One genomic segment of Vespa crabro chromosome 3, iyVesCrab1.2, whole genome shotgun sequence includes these proteins:
- the LOC124423065 gene encoding eukaryotic translation initiation factor 3 subunit E isoform X2, whose amino-acid sequence MAQYDLTSRIGQYLDRHLVFPLLEFLSAKQIYDEDELLQAKLDILSKTNMIDYTIDIRKQLYPNLEVPEELKARRAGVLQELSILQNNVSVVVALMNNEEVMKKMENMRDSKALSNYLTQESDFRVEMMDNFVKLAHYRYECGNYSVSTSYLYFYMLIMPPTDKNYLNVLWGKLASEILVQNWETALEDVNKLREYIDSNIIGNSVQVLQLRTWLIHWSLFVFFNHVKGRDLIIEMFLYRPHYLNAIQTMCPHILRYLAAAVIVNRSRRSILKDLVKVIQQESYTYRDPITEFLEHLYVNFDFDGARQKLRQCQTVVFNDFFLIALLNEFVENARLMIFETFCRIHQCISIGMLAEKLNMKADVAECWIVNLIRNARLDAKIDSKLGHVVMGGQPASPYQQLVEKIETLSVRSEALENLIERKVKAKNQDPVSIMWN is encoded by the exons ATGGCACAATACGATTTAACGTCTCGGATAGGACAATATTTGGATCGTCATTTGGTTTTTCCACttcttgaatttttatctGCTAAACAG atttatgaCGAAGATGAATTACTTCAAGCAAAATTGGATATTCTTAGTAAAACTAATATGATAGATTATACAATTGATATTCGAAAACAATTGTATCCTAATTTGGAAGTTCCAGAG GAATTAAAAGCAAGACGTGCAGGTGTTTTACAAGAACTTAGTATATTGCAAAACAATGTTTCCGTTGTTGTAGCTCTAATGAATAATGAAGAAGTAatgaagaaaatggaaaacatGAGAGATTCGAAGGCTTTGAGTAATTATCTTACACAAGAATCTGAT TTTAGGGTAGAAATGATGGACAATTTTGTAAAACTCGcacattatcgttatgaatgtGGTAATTATTCTGTTTCCACTTCATATCTCTATTTTTACATGCTCATAATGCCACCAACTGACAAG aattatttaaatgtattatgGGGCAAGTTAGCTTCAGAGATTCTTGTACAAAACTGGGAAACTGCGCTTGAAGATGTAAACAAACTAAGAGAATatattgatagtaatattattggaAATTCTGTACAAGTTTTACAATTACGTACATGGCTCATTCATTGGAgcttgtttgttttctttaatcaTGTTAAGGGAAGAGATTTGATTATTGAAATGTTTCTTTATCGACCTCA ttATCTAAATGCTATACAAACAATGTGTCCACATATATTACGTTACTTAGCTGCAGCGGTGATTGTCAATCGTTCTCGGCGTTCTATATTGAAAGATCTTGTAAAAGTGATACAACAG GAATCTTATACATACCGGGATCCTATTACTGAATTTTTGGAACACTTATATgttaattttgattttgacGGAGCAAGACAGAAATTGCGACAATGTCAAACCGTTGTATTCAATGATTTCTTCCTCATTGCATTGTTGAATGAATTTGTAGAAAATGCTAGATTAATGATCTTTGAAACTTTCTGCAGAATTCATCAATGTATTAGTATTgg AATGCTTGCGGAAAAATTGAATATGAAGGCAGATGTAGCAGAATGTTGGATAGTTAATTTAATTCGTAATGCTCGATTAGATGCAAAAATAGACAGTAAATTAGGACACGTTGTAATGGGTGGACAGCCAGCATCTCCATACCAACAACTGgttgaaaaaattgaaacCTTAAGTGTACGGAGTGAAGCTTTAGAAAATCTAATCGAACGGAAAGTAAAAGCGAAGAATCAGGATCCAGTAAGTATAATGTGGAACTAA
- the LOC124423065 gene encoding eukaryotic translation initiation factor 3 subunit E isoform X1 produces the protein MAQYDLTSRIGQYLDRHLVFPLLEFLSAKQIYDEDELLQAKLDILSKTNMIDYTIDIRKQLYPNLEVPEELKARRAGVLQELSILQNNVSVVVALMNNEEVMKKMENMRDSKALSNYLTQESDFRVEMMDNFVKLAHYRYECGNYSVSTSYLYFYMLIMPPTDKNYLNVLWGKLASEILVQNWETALEDVNKLREYIDSNIIGNSVQVLQLRTWLIHWSLFVFFNHVKGRDLIIEMFLYRPHYLNAIQTMCPHILRYLAAAVIVNRSRRSILKDLVKVIQQESYTYRDPITEFLEHLYVNFDFDGARQKLRQCQTVVFNDFFLIALLNEFVENARLMIFETFCRIHQCISIGMLAEKLNMKADVAECWIVNLIRNARLDAKIDSKLGHVVMGGQPASPYQQLVEKIETLSVRSEALENLIERKVKAKNQDPYHRSWNMDV, from the exons ATGGCACAATACGATTTAACGTCTCGGATAGGACAATATTTGGATCGTCATTTGGTTTTTCCACttcttgaatttttatctGCTAAACAG atttatgaCGAAGATGAATTACTTCAAGCAAAATTGGATATTCTTAGTAAAACTAATATGATAGATTATACAATTGATATTCGAAAACAATTGTATCCTAATTTGGAAGTTCCAGAG GAATTAAAAGCAAGACGTGCAGGTGTTTTACAAGAACTTAGTATATTGCAAAACAATGTTTCCGTTGTTGTAGCTCTAATGAATAATGAAGAAGTAatgaagaaaatggaaaacatGAGAGATTCGAAGGCTTTGAGTAATTATCTTACACAAGAATCTGAT TTTAGGGTAGAAATGATGGACAATTTTGTAAAACTCGcacattatcgttatgaatgtGGTAATTATTCTGTTTCCACTTCATATCTCTATTTTTACATGCTCATAATGCCACCAACTGACAAG aattatttaaatgtattatgGGGCAAGTTAGCTTCAGAGATTCTTGTACAAAACTGGGAAACTGCGCTTGAAGATGTAAACAAACTAAGAGAATatattgatagtaatattattggaAATTCTGTACAAGTTTTACAATTACGTACATGGCTCATTCATTGGAgcttgtttgttttctttaatcaTGTTAAGGGAAGAGATTTGATTATTGAAATGTTTCTTTATCGACCTCA ttATCTAAATGCTATACAAACAATGTGTCCACATATATTACGTTACTTAGCTGCAGCGGTGATTGTCAATCGTTCTCGGCGTTCTATATTGAAAGATCTTGTAAAAGTGATACAACAG GAATCTTATACATACCGGGATCCTATTACTGAATTTTTGGAACACTTATATgttaattttgattttgacGGAGCAAGACAGAAATTGCGACAATGTCAAACCGTTGTATTCAATGATTTCTTCCTCATTGCATTGTTGAATGAATTTGTAGAAAATGCTAGATTAATGATCTTTGAAACTTTCTGCAGAATTCATCAATGTATTAGTATTgg AATGCTTGCGGAAAAATTGAATATGAAGGCAGATGTAGCAGAATGTTGGATAGTTAATTTAATTCGTAATGCTCGATTAGATGCAAAAATAGACAGTAAATTAGGACACGTTGTAATGGGTGGACAGCCAGCATCTCCATACCAACAACTGgttgaaaaaattgaaacCTTAAGTGTACGGAGTGAAGCTTTAGAAAATCTAATCGAACGGAAAGTAAAAGCGAAGAATCAGGATCCA taTCATCGTTCTTGGAATATGGATGTGTGA
- the LOC124423061 gene encoding probable RNA helicase armi, which produces MLSFMYNIINNVFGYKYFSQPEEDDINVVIARLESLQKEDALTSKNEETCEETYDEEGSYYKTGNVTFVNDEYILIDNCYMCETTNVLTSKPKVGDMVYYFAYKKNENNDQKIYKIISIIEESWDDTVIVPQTNIVKVDILTKTIIGKVISRKGRKVFIDPNDICIDLDKINSEFIPIVGDWLQLECLVEFDEKKTDLTGKIIEINKIRPLRSKLDINVITVYDPIKEYGTIGKTTVFNKAVCESGYIPYVGDKVASDTIESDQGIYSWRSLTVVPLLQVPDKTKQLPILESSQSFQIPQLDLDTLIKDKCGIIISNDLKINVNIQEEKDIFVLIQNTSSTSHMLCKGCFMSKKAQSQLSLVWPEVKQTTILNPSATISYQFKCNAKFVGISEELFIFIFKGFQIGRIFQINVESKNILDTQKRCTYKRDNYVPFIDKEEESMYVPGIRPCKPPAFIKMRNGVFKVPKRFWDAVLNNLNKSQIECEIAIGNAIPCLLQRLCFETYRDRFHALLYLEEIDQTFAMQQYDMENAVMKHCGEYLSLKVLGLAEKRPSLLIGDKAIISFKWDKHQGKLKYEGYIHKVTSTEIFLKFNKKFQQEYNNENCQVSFKSSTTVMQRCHNAVNLAVLHLGPEFLFPTRVITKDPQVILDEVDSEERAPSEKGKYKRNGSISSVSSSTTSDSSDSTTKSLPRVSVAERLFKVKPIEQPKNITGYTNLVTVDHDTDNTKSIGEFNKDKDKDKDKDKDKDTEKDKDIENDKDKDKDTEKDKDTSVFSDIGCKKEEDPDSSNTSDIDAALNKCISQIKKRKLIWFNKNLNYYQKEAVKNILKGLARPLPYVIFGPPGTGKTVTLCETILQLLTILPESRLLIATPSNSSANLILERLLDSKILKPGDVVRLIAHHCLDDGTIPKKLLPYCATADIAKEGTRHRFESSVQGPKINCTMSTIGRHRITIGTCIALGVLYNMGFSRSHFSHVLIDEAGQATEPEIMVPLSFIHASHGQVVLAGDPLQLGPVIQSKLAKQFGLEESFLSRLLYQFPYQRDPEGFETCYDPRLVTKLIINYRSLPEILELPNSLFYNSELQAKISSKNSDEAQLLRTLAEELPERKGLPPAILFHGIKGKNLRDSDSPSWYNPEEATQVYIYLLRLYNCGISPEDIGIITPYQKQVLQIRQLLWELNIVCPKISSVEGFQGQERKIIILSTVRSSTNFIAEDIKHALGFIASPKRLNVAITRARALLIILGNAELLAEDPYWRSVLIYCLDRNSYIGCNFVPFHLNNSFIEKDSTLDET; this is translated from the exons ATGTTATCTttcatgtataatattattaataatgtttttggatataaatatttctcgcAACCAGAAGAAGATGACATAAATGTTGTTATAGCTCGCCTTGAAAGCCTTCAGAAAGAAGATGCATTGACATCAAAGAATGAAGAAACCTGTGAAGAAACCTATGACGAAGAAGGAAGTTATTATAAAACAGGAAATGTTACGTTCGTCAATGatgaatatattcttatagaCAATTGTTATATGTGCGAAACAACCAATGTATTAACTAGTAAACCTAAAGTTGGAGATATGGTTTACTACTTTgcatacaaaaaaaatgaaaataatgatcaaaaaatatataagattatatctataatagaaGAGTCTTGGGATGATACAGTTATTGTACCACAAACAAATATTGTTAAAGTAGACATATTAACAAAAACTATTATTGGAAAAGTAATTAGTCGGAAGGGCAGAAAAGTATTCATTGATCCTAATGACATTTGTATTGATCTAGATAAGATAAATTCTGAATTTATACCTATAGTTGGAGATTGGTTGCAGTTGGAATGTTTGGTAGAATTTGACGAGAAAAAAACAGATTTAACTGGAAAAATTATagagattaataaaatacgaCCTTTAAGGTCTAAATtggatattaatgttataactGTTTATGATCCTATAAAGGAGTATGGAACAATTGGAAAAACTACTGTATTTAATAAAGCTGTTTGTGAATCTGGTTACATACCTTATGTAGGTGATAAAGTAGCTAGTGATACTATAGAAAGTGATCAAGGCATCTACTCATGGAGATCTTTGACTGTAGTCCCATTATTGCAG gtGCCGGATAAAACCAAGCAACTTCCAATTCTAGAGTCTTCTCAGTCTTTTCAAATACCGCAACTTGATTTGGATACATTGATTAAAGATAAATGTGGCATAATTATTAGcaatgatttaaaaatcaatgtaaatatacaagaagagaaagatatatttgttttaatacaGAACACGAGCTCTACTAGTCATATGTTATGTAAAGGGTGCTTTATGTCAAAGAAAGCACAATCacaattatctttagtatGGCCTGAAGTTAAGCAAACTACCATTTTAAATCCTTCTGCAACAATTTCCTATCAATTCAAGTGCAATGCAAAATTTGTAGGAATTTCTgaagaattatttatctttatttttaaaggaTTCCAAATAggaagaatttttcaaataaatgttgaatcaaaaaatatcttaGATACTCAAAAAAGATGTACTTATAAGAGAGATAACTATGTTCCATTtatagataaagaagaagaatcgatGTATGTTCCAGGGATACGACCCTGTAAACCACctgcatttataaaaatgcgTAATGGTGTATTTAAAGTACCAAAGCGCTTTTGGGATGccgtattaaataatttaaataaatcacaaATTGAATGTGAAATTGCAATTGGAAATGCAATACCTTGTTTATTGCAAAGACTATGCTTTGAAACATATAGAGATCGGTTTCatgctttattatatttggaaGAAATTGATCAAACTTTTGCTATGCAACAATATGACATGGAAAATGCTGTGATGAAACATTGTGGGGAATATCTTAGTTTAAAAGTACTTGGTCTAGCAGAAAAACGACCTTCTCTCCTTATTGGTGACAAAGCTATAATATCCTTCAAATGGGATAAACAtcaag GTAAACTGAAATACGAAGGATATATTCACAAAGTGACAAGTACAGagattttcttaaaatttaataaaaaattccaacaggaatataataatgaaaattgtcAAGTATCATTTAAAAGTTCTACTACTGTTATGCAACGTTGTCACAATGCTGTTAATTTAGCAGTATTACATTTAGGAcctgaatttctttttcctactcGTGTTATTACAAAAGATCCACAAGTAATTTTAGATGAAGTTGATAGCGAAGAGAGAGCACCTAGTGAAAAgggaaaatataaacgaaatggATCAATTTCATCTGTATCTTCAAGTACAACTAGCGATAGTTCTGATAGTACAACGAAATCATTGCCAAGAGTATCAGTTGCAGAAAGACTTTTTAAAGTCAAACCTATAGAACAAcctaagaatataacaggataTACTAATTTGGTCACGGTTGATCATGATACTGATAACACTAAGAGTATTGGtgaatttaataaagataaggataaggataaggataaagataaagataaagatacagaaaaagataaagatatagaaaatgataaagataaagataaagatacagaaaaagataaagatactTCTGTTTTTTCTGATATAGGatgtaaaaaggaagaagatccAGATTCTTCCAATACCTCTGATATTGATGCAgcattaaataaatgtatttcacaaataaaaaaacgaaagttaATTTGgtttaataagaatttaaattattaccaAAAAGAGGctgtaaaaaatatcttaaaagGATTAGCTCGGCCTTTGCCATATGTGATATTTGGCCCACCTGGTACAGGAAAGACTGTTACTTTATGTGAaacaattttacaattattaacaattctaCCCGAAAGTAGACTTTTAATTGCTACACCATCAAACAGTTCGGCAAATTTAATATTGGAACGACTATTGGATAGTAAAATATTGAAACCTGGTGACGTG GTACGACTTATAGCGCATCATTGTCTAGACGATGGTACTATACCAAAAAAATTACTGCCTTACTGTGCAACTGCGGACATAGCTAAAGAAGGAACACGTCATAGATTTGAATCATCTGTTCAAGGGCCTAAGATTAATTGTACTATGAGTACAATTGGACGTCATAGAATTACAATTGGCACTTGTATTGCATTGGGAGTATTATACAATATGGGCTTTTCTCGCAGTCATTTCTCTCATGTACTAATAGATGAAGCAGGCCAAGCAACAGAGCCAGAGATTATGGTACCATTAAGTTTCATTCATGCTAGTCATGGACAAGTAGTTCTTGCAGGTGATCCACTACAACTTGGTCCAGTTATACAAAGTAAATTGGCAAAACAGTTTGGTTTGGAGGAATCATTTCTCTCAAGACTACTTTATCAATTTCCTTATCAAAGAGATCCTGAAGGATTTGAAACCTGTTATGATCCTAGACTTGTAACAaaacttattataaattatcgaaGTTTACCAGAAATACTAGAACTGCccaattcattattttacaaCTCCGAATTACAAGCAaaa ATTTCATCTAAAAATAGTGACGAAGCGCAGCTTTTACGAACACTAGCTGAAGAATTGCCTGAAAGGAAAGGATTACCACCAGCTATACTTTTTCatggaataaaaggaaaaaatttaagAGATTCCGATAGTCCAAGTTGGTATAATCCTGAAGAAGCAACACAAGTATACATTTACCTTTTAAGATTATACAACTGTGGAATTTCTCCAGAAGATATCGGTATCATAACACCTTATCAAAAACag GTTTTGCAAATTCGACAATTACTTTGGGAATTAAATATTGTATGTCCAAAAATCAGCAGTGTTGAAGGATTCCAAGGAcaagaacgaaaaataataatcctttCAACAGTGCGATCCTCTACAAATTTTATCGCTGAGGATATTAAGCATGCTCTGGGATTTATTGCTTCACCAAAAAGATTAAATGTTGCTATCACTCGTGCACGTGCTTTACTCATTATTCTTGGAAATGCTGAATTATTAGCTGAAGATCCATATTGGAGAAGTGTTCTCATCTATTGTCTTGACCGAAATAGTTATATTGGATGTAATTTCGTACCGTTTCatcttaataattcttttatagaaaaagatagtacATTGGATGAAACTtaa